The Fulvivirga ligni genome window below encodes:
- a CDS encoding citrate synthase, protein MSKTAELKIGNDSYQLPLTEGTEGEQGIDIGKLRGESGLITLDPGFKNTGSTKSAITFLDGEKGILRYRGYSIEELAEKSSFLEVSYLLIYGELPTTDELTKFQNDIKVHTLVHEDIKKILEGFPSNAHPMGVLSSLVTSLTAFYPESLDPNRSADAVNLSIIRILAKMPTFAAWAYKNEVGHPVNYPDNNLDYCSNFLKMMFALPAEKYEVDPVIANALDKLLILHADHEQNCSTSTVRIVGSSQASLYASLSAGINALWGPLHGGANSAVINMLENIKKDGGDTKKWMAKAKDKDDPFRLMGFGHRVYKNFDPRAKIIKKAADDVLAKLGVNDPVLDIAKGLEEVALNDEYFVERKLYPNVDFYSGIIYRALGIPVDMFTVMFAMGRLPGWIAQWKEMRENHEPIGRPRQIYVGENLRPYVGADKR, encoded by the coding sequence ATGTCAAAGACGGCTGAATTAAAAATTGGAAACGATTCATATCAGTTGCCGCTTACTGAAGGCACTGAAGGAGAACAAGGGATTGACATTGGAAAGTTAAGAGGCGAGAGCGGATTGATAACACTAGATCCAGGTTTTAAAAATACTGGCTCTACAAAAAGTGCTATCACCTTTCTTGATGGAGAAAAAGGGATTTTAAGATATAGAGGGTATTCTATTGAGGAACTAGCTGAGAAATCAAGCTTCCTTGAAGTTTCATACCTACTTATTTACGGAGAACTCCCCACGACTGATGAATTAACTAAATTCCAAAACGATATCAAAGTTCACACTCTTGTTCATGAAGATATCAAAAAAATACTTGAAGGGTTTCCTTCAAATGCTCATCCAATGGGTGTTTTGTCGTCTTTAGTTACATCGCTTACTGCATTCTACCCAGAATCATTAGATCCTAACAGATCTGCTGATGCTGTGAACCTTAGCATTATCAGAATTTTGGCTAAAATGCCAACATTTGCTGCATGGGCTTACAAAAACGAAGTTGGTCACCCGGTAAATTATCCTGATAACAATCTGGATTACTGCTCTAACTTCTTAAAAATGATGTTTGCTCTACCTGCTGAGAAGTATGAAGTAGACCCTGTAATTGCGAACGCATTAGACAAACTATTGATCTTACATGCTGACCACGAGCAAAACTGCTCTACGTCCACAGTAAGAATAGTAGGATCATCTCAAGCGAGCCTTTACGCTTCTCTTTCTGCTGGTATCAACGCCCTTTGGGGACCATTACATGGTGGTGCTAACTCGGCTGTAATAAACATGCTTGAGAACATTAAGAAGGACGGTGGAGACACTAAAAAATGGATGGCAAAAGCAAAAGATAAGGATGATCCATTCAGACTTATGGGCTTTGGTCACAGAGTATATAAAAACTTTGATCCTAGAGCGAAGATCATTAAGAAAGCTGCTGATGATGTGTTAGCAAAGCTTGGTGTAAATGATCCTGTATTGGATATTGCTAAAGGTCTGGAAGAAGTTGCACTTAATGATGAGTACTTCGTAGAAAGAAAGCTTTATCCTAACGTAGATTTCTATTCTGGAATCATCTACAGAGCATTAGGTATACCTGTAGACATGTTCACAGTAATGTTCGCGATGGGTCGTCTACCAGGATGGATTGCTCAGTGGAAGGAAATGAGAGAGAACCACGAACCTATCGGTAGACCAAGACAGATCTATGTAGGTGAGAATCTTAGACCTTACGTAGGAGCTGACAAACGCTAA
- a CDS encoding prohibitin family protein — protein sequence MDNRKFLPFIIILVIAAVLIIALSSSIFFTIEAGERGVIFYKFGGGLDKENILTPGFGMKAPWNNLYVYTVRESSIEEKMDVLDKNGLSINVDVTLRFHPIYDQVGYLHENFGSSYVTSLVVPEVRSAVRQVMGRFTAEEIYSTKRGEVETMIKAETEKSLQQNNCEMKALLIRSINLPEQIKNAIENKLKQEQEALAYQFRLEKEKSEAERKKIAAEGEAIANKIINNSLTPELLKMRGIEATLELSKSTNSKVVVVGSGKDGLPLILGNN from the coding sequence ATGGACAACCGAAAATTCTTACCATTCATTATCATTCTGGTAATTGCAGCTGTACTTATCATCGCATTATCATCTAGCATCTTCTTTACCATAGAGGCTGGAGAAAGAGGCGTGATTTTCTACAAATTTGGAGGTGGATTGGACAAGGAAAATATTCTTACACCTGGGTTTGGAATGAAAGCGCCATGGAATAACCTATATGTTTACACTGTTCGAGAAAGCTCCATTGAAGAAAAAATGGATGTGCTTGATAAGAATGGTTTAAGTATAAATGTAGATGTAACCTTAAGATTTCATCCGATTTATGATCAGGTCGGCTACCTACATGAAAATTTTGGATCCAGCTATGTCACCTCATTAGTGGTGCCTGAAGTAAGGTCTGCTGTAAGGCAGGTAATGGGGCGTTTCACAGCAGAAGAAATCTATTCTACGAAAAGAGGCGAGGTAGAAACTATGATTAAAGCTGAGACTGAGAAAAGCTTGCAGCAAAACAACTGTGAAATGAAAGCGTTATTAATAAGGTCGATAAATCTGCCAGAGCAGATTAAAAACGCGATTGAAAATAAACTGAAGCAAGAGCAAGAGGCCTTAGCCTATCAGTTTAGATTAGAAAAGGAAAAAAGCGAAGCAGAAAGAAAGAAAATAGCCGCAGAAGGCGAGGCTATTGCTAACAAAATTATAAATAACAGTTTAACACCGGAATTACTTAAAATGCGTGGTATTGAAGCCACTCTTGAGCTATCTAAATCTACTAACTCCAAGGTAGTTGTAGTAGGTAGTGGCAAAGATGGGCTACCATTGATTTTAGGCAATAATTAG
- a CDS encoding tetratricopeptide repeat protein: MLQTPACKWLYLALLFTVYINNCSNAQNDISARQYYDIGYHQISTNIDSAIYLLSRSIQLDSSNQKAIYQRGVAYLKSGAYEKALADFKIVGKPASIDNILIYTGFAYQGTSKPDSAKTFFYSYISRHPQDTTCYYQIFNQIVPHPLGDFKLNDLPALDDQLEVLNEKYQYYRYSSFIEAGNFEKALEASDELLSMKSGFYKYYLYKAKALNNLKKYEEAIYMYNIATMKKPEAETYFRRARTYENMEEYESAIKDYERAIEMGPAKGKYYAQIGNCLSVMGQKEAACNQWEKAKELGYFEDNNKLMPSCD, translated from the coding sequence ATGCTTCAAACACCAGCATGTAAATGGCTATACTTGGCTCTTTTATTTACTGTTTATATTAATAACTGTTCAAATGCCCAAAATGATATAAGTGCACGCCAATATTATGATATTGGTTATCATCAAATTTCAACAAATATTGACTCTGCTATATATCTTCTTTCCCGCAGTATCCAACTAGATTCTAGTAACCAAAAAGCAATTTATCAGAGGGGGGTCGCATATCTAAAATCCGGTGCTTATGAAAAAGCCCTCGCAGATTTCAAGATTGTAGGTAAACCAGCCTCTATAGACAATATACTTATATATACTGGTTTTGCTTATCAGGGAACCAGTAAACCAGACAGTGCAAAAACTTTTTTTTACAGCTATATTTCAAGGCATCCACAAGATACCACTTGTTATTACCAAATTTTCAATCAAATAGTTCCCCATCCTTTGGGAGATTTTAAACTTAATGATCTACCAGCACTAGATGACCAATTAGAAGTGCTCAACGAAAAGTATCAATACTACAGGTACTCCTCCTTTATTGAGGCTGGAAACTTCGAAAAAGCCTTAGAAGCTTCAGATGAGCTATTATCCATGAAGTCTGGTTTTTACAAGTATTATTTATATAAAGCCAAAGCGTTAAATAATCTTAAAAAATATGAAGAAGCGATATACATGTATAATATTGCTACCATGAAAAAGCCTGAAGCTGAAACCTATTTTAGAAGGGCTCGGACATATGAGAATATGGAAGAATATGAAAGCGCTATAAAGGATTATGAAAGGGCCATTGAGATGGGACCAGCCAAAGGAAAGTATTATGCTCAGATAGGCAATTGTCTATCTGTTATGGGCCAAAAGGAAGCCGCCTGCAACCAATGGGAAAAAGCCAAGGAATTAGGATATTTTGAGGATAACAATAAATTAATGCCTTCTTGTGATTAA
- a CDS encoding sigma-70 family RNA polymerase sigma factor — translation MRQLKITQSITNRDSRTLEKYFNEISKDELLTPEEEVDLAQRIREGDEAALEKLVKANLRFVVSVAKQYHYSNKIPLNDLINEGNLGLVKAAKRFDEKRGFKFISYAVWWIRQSIIQALAEHSRIVRIPSNKIGALSKIDQASSLLEQQFEREPTDEELAELLDMSVDEVRTTVRSQTKQVSIDKPFSEDEGSSLLDVMEDEDSNEVENIVYSDSLRREVTRLLSTLTERERIVISQYFGLSENTSLSLEDIGENLGLTRERVRQIKEKALRKLSKNPKNELLKPYLAN, via the coding sequence ATGAGACAACTTAAGATTACACAGTCTATTACAAACAGGGATAGCAGAACCCTGGAGAAGTATTTTAATGAAATTTCGAAAGACGAGTTACTTACACCTGAGGAGGAAGTTGATTTAGCGCAGAGGATAAGAGAGGGAGATGAGGCCGCTTTAGAGAAGCTTGTAAAAGCAAATTTACGATTTGTGGTATCTGTGGCTAAGCAATATCATTACTCTAATAAGATTCCTTTAAATGATTTGATAAATGAAGGTAACCTTGGTTTAGTAAAGGCTGCAAAGAGATTTGATGAGAAGAGGGGATTTAAGTTTATTTCTTATGCTGTATGGTGGATTAGACAATCAATCATTCAGGCTTTGGCTGAGCACTCTAGAATTGTAAGAATACCTTCAAACAAAATTGGTGCGCTTTCAAAAATAGATCAAGCTTCTTCTTTATTAGAGCAGCAGTTTGAGCGTGAACCAACCGATGAGGAATTAGCAGAGTTATTAGATATGTCTGTGGATGAGGTGAGAACTACAGTTCGCTCTCAAACTAAGCAGGTTTCTATTGATAAGCCATTTTCAGAAGATGAAGGAAGTTCTTTGTTAGATGTAATGGAAGATGAAGATAGTAACGAAGTAGAAAATATCGTATACAGCGATTCTTTAAGAAGAGAAGTGACAAGATTACTTTCTACTCTTACAGAAAGAGAAAGAATAGTAATAAGCCAGTACTTTGGATTAAGCGAGAATACAAGCTTATCTCTAGAGGATATTGGTGAGAACTTAGGTCTTACAAGAGAAAGAGTAAGACAGATTAAGGAAAAAGCGCTTAGAAAGCTTTCTAAGAACCCTAAGAATGAATTATTGAAGCCTTACCTGGCTAACTAA
- a CDS encoding inorganic pyrophosphatase codes for MSHPWHGIPAGVQAPEVVNAFIEMTPADSVKYEIDKSSGFLKVDRPQKFSNIVPALYGFVPQTYCAEGVASLCMGATGKKDIVGDGDPIDICVLTERNIIQGNILVPAIPIGGFRMIDGGEADDKIIAILKGDEVFQDWHSLEDCPDSLINRLKHYFLTYKQMPGEEAHKKTEIAAVYGKEEAYEVIKASQRDYELHYKSDKVASK; via the coding sequence ATGTCACACCCGTGGCATGGTATTCCTGCAGGTGTGCAGGCTCCTGAAGTAGTTAATGCGTTTATTGAGATGACGCCAGCTGATTCAGTAAAATATGAGATCGATAAGTCTTCTGGGTTTCTTAAAGTAGACAGACCGCAGAAGTTTTCTAACATTGTTCCTGCTCTTTACGGCTTTGTTCCTCAAACCTATTGTGCAGAAGGTGTGGCTTCATTATGTATGGGTGCCACAGGTAAGAAGGATATAGTAGGTGATGGTGACCCTATTGATATCTGTGTTTTAACAGAAAGAAATATTATTCAAGGAAATATATTAGTGCCAGCTATTCCTATCGGTGGTTTCAGAATGATCGATGGTGGAGAAGCTGATGATAAAATTATTGCCATCCTTAAGGGAGATGAGGTTTTTCAAGACTGGCATTCTTTAGAGGATTGTCCGGATTCCCTTATTAATCGTCTTAAGCACTACTTCTTAACTTACAAGCAAATGCCAGGTGAGGAAGCTCACAAGAAAACAGAAATTGCTGCTGTTTATGGTAAAGAAGAGGCTTACGAAGTAATTAAGGCAAGCCAAAGAGATTATGAGCTTCACTACAAATCTGATAAGGTAGCTTCTAAATAA
- a CDS encoding superoxide dismutase family protein has protein sequence MKLSKLAIVVIGSTIMVSCGPSNKGEDASSSDSTEMSSGDNKPEEKVMLEAKATINPASGSNMHGEMTFTDLGEGDVTFKLTVEGAEPGTHAVHLHQTGDCSAEDATSAGGHWNPSDVEHGKRAVDMKFHAGDIDNMEVGADGKGELTMTISGWSIGGADSTNIIDHAVIIHAKEDDFATQPSGAAGKRVACGVIEKAD, from the coding sequence ATGAAATTATCTAAACTAGCTATTGTTGTTATAGGATCAACTATAATGGTTTCTTGCGGTCCTTCAAATAAAGGTGAAGATGCTTCATCAAGTGATTCGACTGAAATGTCTTCAGGTGATAATAAACCTGAGGAAAAGGTGATGTTAGAGGCGAAAGCCACCATTAATCCTGCCAGTGGAAGTAACATGCATGGAGAAATGACTTTTACTGATCTTGGTGAAGGTGATGTCACTTTTAAGCTTACTGTAGAAGGAGCAGAGCCAGGAACACATGCGGTTCACTTGCATCAAACGGGTGACTGTAGTGCAGAAGATGCTACCTCAGCTGGTGGTCATTGGAATCCCTCTGATGTTGAGCATGGTAAAAGAGCTGTTGATATGAAGTTCCACGCTGGCGATATAGATAACATGGAAGTAGGAGCGGATGGTAAAGGCGAGTTGACAATGACTATATCTGGATGGAGTATTGGAGGTGCCGATAGCACTAATATTATTGACCATGCTGTAATTATTCATGCCAAAGAAGATGACTTTGCAACACAGCCTTCAGGTGCTGCTGGTAAGAGAGTAGCATGTGGAGTTATTGAAAAAGCAGATTAG
- a CDS encoding cation diffusion facilitator family transporter has protein sequence MTQIDHHKESSKKALKTTLVGIIISGLLAIIKGLGGILGNSYALVADAIESTSDVFTSTMMWVGLRWSSKPPDKNHPYGHGKAEALVSVGIAMALLFAAYVITKDSIYHIMEPHKTPAPYTLVILVVVIISKELLYRFVLKTGLEIESGAVKADAFHHRSDAITSAAAFIGISIAIIGGKGYETADDYAALFAAVFIVINAYFIIRPAIGELLDESLAPELQSQVKSLALDIDGVNKVEKCYLRKMGVMYHADLHIWVTSDLTVHEGHTIAHDVKDAIQKELPQILEVMIHVEPTNHDYIKKD, from the coding sequence ATGACGCAAATAGACCATCATAAAGAATCTTCTAAAAAGGCCTTAAAAACCACCCTGGTAGGCATCATAATTAGTGGCTTGCTAGCTATTATTAAGGGCTTGGGAGGTATTCTGGGCAACTCATATGCACTGGTTGCTGACGCAATAGAATCTACCAGTGATGTATTCACCTCTACCATGATGTGGGTAGGCCTGAGGTGGTCATCTAAGCCGCCAGATAAAAACCATCCTTATGGTCATGGTAAGGCCGAAGCTCTTGTGTCTGTAGGTATAGCTATGGCTCTGCTTTTTGCTGCATACGTAATTACTAAAGATAGTATATATCATATCATGGAGCCTCATAAAACTCCTGCACCATATACGTTGGTAATTCTTGTAGTAGTAATCATTAGCAAGGAGCTACTATACAGATTTGTATTAAAAACTGGTTTAGAGATAGAAAGTGGAGCAGTAAAAGCTGACGCTTTCCATCACAGAAGTGATGCTATTACCTCTGCAGCAGCCTTCATAGGAATTTCCATTGCCATTATTGGAGGTAAAGGCTACGAAACCGCAGATGATTACGCTGCTTTATTTGCGGCGGTATTTATCGTTATTAATGCCTATTTCATAATTAGGCCCGCTATCGGCGAGCTATTAGATGAATCTTTAGCACCTGAACTTCAAAGCCAGGTTAAATCACTAGCACTAGACATTGATGGGGTAAATAAGGTGGAAAAATGCTACTTACGGAAAATGGGTGTAATGTATCATGCTGATCTACATATTTGGGTAACATCTGACCTTACAGTACACGAAGGTCATACTATAGCGCATGATGTAAAAGATGCCATTCAAAAAGAATTACCTCAAATATTGGAGGTAATGATTCATGTAGAGCCAACCAACCATGATTATATTAAAAAAGACTAA
- the mgrA gene encoding L-glyceraldehyde 3-phosphate reductase, with protein sequence MQINDKTNNKEYIASDSRYNSMKYNRCGKSGVLLPAISLGLWHNFGFVDNIENGRNMLKTAFDLGITHFDLANNYGPPYGSAETNFGTIFKKDFSSYRDELFISTKAGYDMWPGPYGNLGSRKYLISSLDQSLKRMNLDYVDLFYHHRPDPDTPLEETMIALADIVRQGKALYVGISNYEHTQTAEAAKILKELKVPFIIHQARYSILDRWVESNLLDTLEDNNLGCIAFSPLAQGLLTDKYLDGIPKDSRAAKNFTYLEKEAVENNLSKIKPLAELAHKRGQKLSQMAIAWLLTRKQVASVLIGASSPEQLKENVASLDQSGFTEEELQLIDKYSI encoded by the coding sequence ATGCAAATCAACGACAAAACTAACAACAAAGAATACATAGCTTCAGACAGCCGTTATAATAGCATGAAGTACAATCGCTGTGGCAAGAGCGGCGTATTACTTCCTGCCATTTCACTAGGCTTATGGCATAACTTCGGCTTTGTAGATAACATAGAAAACGGCCGAAACATGCTTAAAACAGCTTTCGATTTAGGCATAACGCATTTTGACCTTGCAAATAATTATGGTCCTCCTTACGGCTCTGCCGAAACTAACTTTGGCACTATATTTAAAAAGGACTTCTCATCATACCGTGATGAATTATTCATTTCTACCAAAGCAGGTTATGATATGTGGCCAGGCCCGTATGGCAACCTTGGAAGCAGAAAATACCTCATCTCAAGTCTTGATCAGAGTCTAAAAAGAATGAATCTGGATTATGTAGATCTTTTCTATCACCACAGACCAGATCCTGACACCCCTTTAGAAGAAACCATGATTGCCTTAGCAGATATTGTTAGACAAGGCAAAGCGCTTTACGTGGGTATTTCTAATTATGAACATACACAAACGGCAGAAGCTGCTAAAATTCTCAAGGAGCTGAAAGTGCCTTTTATCATTCACCAGGCCAGATATTCCATTTTAGATAGATGGGTAGAATCTAATTTATTGGACACGCTGGAAGATAACAACCTGGGATGCATCGCCTTTTCACCGTTGGCACAGGGATTACTTACAGATAAATATCTTGATGGAATACCTAAAGATTCCAGAGCCGCTAAAAACTTTACATATTTAGAAAAAGAAGCTGTTGAGAACAATCTCTCCAAGATTAAGCCTTTAGCAGAATTAGCTCACAAAAGGGGGCAAAAGTTATCTCAAATGGCTATTGCATGGCTTCTTACCAGAAAGCAGGTAGCATCTGTACTTATCGGAGCCAGTTCTCCAGAGCAGTTGAAAGAAAATGTGGCTTCTCTTGATCAGTCTGGCTTCACAGAAGAAGAGCTTCAACTTATTGATAAATACTCGATTTAA
- a CDS encoding cupin domain-containing protein, protein MVTVEYLVNKLQLEPHPEGGYFKETYRADLKSDFNGFEGERNVSTGIYFLLEQLDFSAFHKIQSDEMWHFYDGDTMEVHMIFDDGTHKVVKLGRDLEKGELLQFVVPAGVWFGSRVAKGGDFSLVGCTVAPGFDFKDFEMPTAEVLLERFPKQKGIIEEMTRK, encoded by the coding sequence ATGGTAACGGTAGAATATTTAGTAAATAAGCTGCAGCTTGAACCTCACCCGGAAGGTGGATATTTTAAAGAAACATATAGGGCGGATTTGAAATCTGATTTCAATGGCTTTGAAGGTGAGAGAAATGTGAGCACAGGGATATATTTTCTGTTAGAGCAGCTTGATTTTTCGGCTTTTCATAAGATACAATCTGATGAGATGTGGCATTTCTACGACGGGGATACTATGGAGGTGCACATGATTTTTGATGATGGAACTCATAAAGTGGTAAAGCTAGGCCGGGATTTGGAGAAAGGTGAGCTTTTACAGTTTGTAGTACCTGCCGGTGTATGGTTTGGATCTCGGGTAGCAAAAGGAGGTGATTTTAGTCTGGTGGGCTGTACTGTGGCTCCTGGTTTTGATTTTAAAGATTTTGAAATGCCGACCGCAGAAGTGTTGCTTGAGAGGTTTCCTAAGCAAAAAGGAATTATTGAGGAGATGACTAGAAAATGA
- a CDS encoding alpha/beta fold hydrolase codes for MDYIKSKTDDDYVNLYYEDQGKGQPVVFIHGWPLNLNMWKFQMDALKQHNLRCIAYDRRGFGMSDKPETGYDYDTLAADLNAVITSLDLHDVILVGFSMGGGEVIRYLTNYGEERVSKIVLLSSIAPFMLKTESNPEGVPQKTLNHIIEQIEDDSKSFYKDFFPEFYGVNQGLEVSQPVIDWTVEMALKASLKATTASVHTWGETDFREEIQKINVPALVIHGEKDQTVPIKATADQATKLLESAEYIVYDNAAHASYYNEMDNINKSLINFIKIEEMQIA; via the coding sequence ATGGATTACATCAAATCAAAAACTGACGATGACTACGTCAACCTCTACTATGAAGATCAAGGCAAAGGACAGCCTGTAGTATTTATCCATGGATGGCCACTTAACCTGAACATGTGGAAATTCCAAATGGACGCCCTCAAGCAGCATAATCTTCGATGCATTGCTTATGACCGAAGAGGATTCGGTATGTCTGACAAACCTGAAACAGGATATGATTATGATACCCTGGCAGCCGACCTGAACGCAGTAATTACCTCTCTAGACCTGCATGATGTTATTTTAGTAGGCTTCTCTATGGGAGGCGGTGAAGTAATAAGGTATTTAACCAACTATGGTGAAGAACGAGTGAGCAAAATCGTACTATTGAGTTCTATTGCTCCATTCATGCTTAAAACAGAAAGCAACCCTGAAGGAGTACCTCAAAAAACGCTCAACCATATTATAGAACAGATAGAAGACGATAGCAAGAGCTTCTACAAAGACTTTTTTCCAGAGTTTTATGGTGTAAACCAAGGTTTAGAAGTGAGCCAACCTGTTATAGACTGGACGGTAGAAATGGCTCTGAAAGCTTCATTGAAAGCCACCACTGCCTCAGTTCATACCTGGGGAGAAACAGATTTTAGAGAAGAAATTCAAAAGATAAACGTTCCTGCCCTGGTTATTCATGGCGAGAAAGACCAAACTGTGCCTATTAAAGCTACTGCAGACCAGGCCACTAAGCTTTTAGAAAGTGCTGAATATATCGTTTATGATAACGCTGCTCATGCCTCATATTATAACGAAATGGATAACATTAATAAGTCATTGATCAACTTCATTAAAATTGAAGAAATGCAAATAGCTTAA
- a CDS encoding DUF3592 domain-containing protein, which produces MPLLLGAILFAINLYLYIRCRELMSKGKRTDATVNDFVFKNDLYYPIVHYTTEDDEMYLKRLSGGTNPPKYKRGDKIPIIYQPHDPENFIIDDPASTVRMYTIGMVAGLALTVVCGLEWIGYINVFPI; this is translated from the coding sequence ATGCCATTATTACTAGGGGCAATCTTATTTGCCATTAACCTGTATCTCTACATCAGGTGCAGGGAGCTAATGAGCAAAGGCAAGCGGACAGATGCCACTGTGAATGATTTCGTTTTTAAGAATGATCTTTATTATCCCATAGTTCACTATACTACCGAGGATGATGAGATGTATTTGAAGAGGTTATCTGGCGGCACCAATCCTCCAAAGTATAAAAGAGGTGACAAGATTCCGATTATTTATCAACCGCATGATCCTGAAAACTTTATAATTGATGATCCGGCCAGTACAGTGAGAATGTATACTATCGGCATGGTAGCCGGGTTAGCTCTCACAGTAGTTTGCGGCCTGGAATGGATCGGTTACATCAATGTCTTTCCTATTTAA
- a CDS encoding NADP-dependent glyceraldehyde-3-phosphate dehydrogenase: MTTETIPAQFQIQNLLHQNTYLVNGELKPWTGKSTEVYSSIRTENGEGVLAPTLLGTIPYMTEDGAIEALESACDAYGKGQGEWPTMKVTDRVRCMEKFVEQMKLKRDEVVKLLMWEIGKSLPDSEKEFDRTVEYIYDTIEDYKQLDRDSAKFHKNQGVYAHIRRGPLGVVLCLGPYNYPLNETFALLIPAIMMGNTAIFKPAKHGVLLISPLLEAFRSSFPKGVVNIIYGRGREVAAPIMKTGRVDVLALIGNSKSAIALQDQHPHKNRLRLVLGLEAKNPAIVLPDADLDLAIDECIAGTLSFNGQRCTALKIVYVHEDIVDEFNERFSKRVDALKFGNPWDDGVKLTPLPEPDKPAYIQRLIDDATAKGAQVINKKGGETTDNYIFPAVLYPVSKDMRVYEEEQFGPVVPVLSFKTIDEPLNDMADSNYGQQVSLFGHDVKTIGPLIDTLVNLVCRVNLNSSCQRGPDVYPFTGRKDSAVSTLSVHDALRSFSIRTFVASKDNDYNNELLNKLMDSKASNFVSTDYIL, encoded by the coding sequence ATGACAACTGAAACAATTCCGGCGCAATTTCAAATTCAAAATCTATTACATCAAAATACCTATTTGGTAAACGGTGAGCTAAAGCCATGGACAGGCAAAAGCACAGAAGTTTATTCCTCTATCCGAACAGAAAATGGAGAGGGTGTTTTAGCTCCCACCTTATTAGGTACAATTCCTTATATGACTGAGGATGGTGCTATTGAAGCTCTGGAGTCTGCCTGTGATGCTTATGGTAAAGGGCAAGGAGAATGGCCCACTATGAAGGTAACAGACCGTGTTCGCTGTATGGAGAAGTTCGTAGAGCAGATGAAACTGAAAAGAGATGAGGTGGTGAAATTATTGATGTGGGAGATCGGTAAAAGTCTGCCAGATTCAGAAAAGGAATTTGACCGTACCGTAGAGTACATTTATGACACCATAGAAGATTATAAGCAGCTGGATAGAGACAGTGCCAAGTTTCACAAAAATCAAGGTGTTTATGCTCATATCAGACGGGGGCCATTAGGAGTGGTATTGTGCTTAGGGCCATATAATTACCCGCTCAATGAAACTTTTGCTTTGCTCATTCCTGCCATCATGATGGGCAATACGGCTATTTTCAAACCAGCAAAGCATGGAGTGCTTCTTATTTCACCATTATTAGAGGCTTTTAGGTCTAGCTTTCCCAAAGGTGTGGTGAATATAATTTATGGAAGAGGTAGAGAAGTGGCAGCCCCAATTATGAAAACAGGCAGAGTGGATGTGCTGGCATTAATCGGTAACAGTAAATCTGCTATCGCGCTTCAAGATCAGCATCCTCATAAGAATAGGTTAAGATTAGTCCTTGGCCTGGAGGCTAAAAACCCGGCCATTGTACTGCCTGATGCCGATCTGGATTTGGCTATAGATGAATGCATTGCAGGAACATTGTCTTTCAACGGACAGAGGTGTACCGCTCTTAAGATTGTATATGTGCATGAAGATATAGTAGATGAGTTCAACGAAAGATTTTCCAAAAGAGTTGATGCATTAAAATTTGGTAATCCCTGGGATGATGGTGTGAAGCTTACACCACTTCCTGAACCTGATAAACCAGCATATATTCAGCGACTTATAGACGATGCCACCGCTAAAGGAGCTCAAGTAATCAATAAGAAAGGAGGGGAGACTACTGATAATTATATCTTTCCAGCAGTTTTATATCCAGTTTCTAAGGATATGAGGGTTTACGAAGAAGAACAGTTTGGACCAGTGGTGCCGGTACTGTCTTTCAAAACCATAGATGAACCGCTAAATGATATGGCAGACTCTAACTATGGGCAACAGGTCAGCTTGTTTGGTCATGATGTGAAAACCATCGGACCATTGATAGATACCCTGGTAAACCTGGTATGTAGAGTGAACCTGAATAGTTCTTGTCAGAGAGGACCAGATGTTTATCCGTTTACTGGAAGGAAAGATTCAGCGGTTAGTACACTAAGTGTGCATGATGCTTTGAGATCATTCTCCATAAGAACTTTCGTGGCATCTAAGGATAATGACTATAATAATGAGCTTTTAAACAAGCTTATGGATAGTAAGGCTTCTAATTTTGTTAGTACAGATTACATTTTGTAA